GCCTGACAATCATGCCCGCCGATCTGGTCATCGTATCCCTCATTCTGGTCTTCATCTCATCGGCCATGGTCGAACAGACCCTGGCGCTTTTTTCGCAACGCAAGGTCGTCTTCATCATCTCCGATCATTCCGAAGCCATCAGCCAGACCATCCTCGACTCCATGAAGCAGAGCGCGACCTTCCTCAAAGGCATGGGCGCGTTCAGCAAGCGCGAAAAAAACGTGCTCATGACCGTGGTCAACAACATCCAGCTCAAAAAACTCGAAGAAATCACCTTCACCCACGACCCGCAGGCCCTCTTCATCGTGGAGAACACCTTCACGGTGCTGGGATCGAGCTTTTCCAAGCGCAAGATCTACTGACGCTCGAATCGTTTCATACAACCGCTTTCAAATCGAATTTCCACACTGAAGAACCCTTCGATCACGCGCATCAAACCATCACCCCCATTTCCACACCACTCCAGCGGGCCGGACTTAGCCAGACAAGGGTTGCCGACTGTCTGACTGAGCCAGGCTTGCGGTCGCACGGGAACTACCTGCCATTTCCAACCCCCTCCCACATCGCCTCAAGCGTGTCGGCGGGGTCCGGGCAAGGGTTGTCGGTTGTCTGACTGAGCCGGGCATCGTTTGCTTCCCGGCCGTTTGCCGTACGAAACGCGGCAGAATGCCCGAACCTCAAGGTCGGGAAGCATTACGAGGCCCGCGAAGGAGTTCCGGCAGCCCTTGTCCGGACCCCGCCGACACGCGCTGTCACGCAGAAAAAGATAAAGAGGCAACCACCCCGCCCTTCGGGCAACCCTTGTCCGGCCAAGCCCGGCTCGCGGCCGCACGGGAACTGCCTGCCGACAAATCCAACCAGCTCGAACAGTTAACAGTCACCCAGCGGCCCTGACATCGCCACGCATGCCTGAAACCCAGGACAGGATGTGGTCGCGGCCCTTGACAAAAGCCCGCACCACCCTCGGATCGTACATTTTCCCGGATTGGGACATGATCTCGGCCTCGGCGTCTTCAAACGTCATGGCGCTCTTGTACGGACGCTCCTGCATCATGGCCGAAAGGCTGTCGGCGACGGCCAGAATCCGGGCTCCTATGGGAATATCGTATCCGCTCAACCCGTCCGGATAGCCCGATCCATCGTAACGTTCGTGATGATGGCGGATCATGCGCGCCACTCCGCTCTGGCCGTTCAAGGCCTTGACCGGTTGCACGATGGCCTCTCCGATGGCCGGATGCCGTTTGATGACTTCAAATTCCTCCTGCGTCAGAGGCCCGGCCTTCTGCAAGATGGCGTCGGGGATGCCGATCTTGCCTATGTCGTGCAGATGCCCGGCCAGATGGACAATTTCGGCCTGGGCGGGCGTGAAGCCCATAATCAGGGCCAGTATCTGGCTGACCACCGCCACCTCCTCGGAGTGGGCGCAGGTCCAAGCATCTTTGGCATCCACGGCCCGCCCCAGGGATTCGGCCAACTGATGCAGGGTCAACGCCAACGGGGCGCAGGGGTCGGCCTTGGCCGCAAAAGACTCCGCCTGACAAAACAGGCATCCGGAACTATTCAACATATGATTCCTTACATCACAAAGATGATTCCACGCGCAACGATTCATTTCCCTGGAGATACATAACTCCTCCTTACCCCTGTACTTTCCGGTGCTTTTCCACGGCATCGCGGCGCTTGCGCTCGTCTTGGCGGGAACCCGCCCCATCGCTATTTTCAAGGATTTGCGCGTCCTTGATGCCCGTCTTCTTGACCCACGACCTTGACCCCATCACGCCGCTCGAGTTCTTGCGCAACCGGTGCATTTCCTGAATTG
This DNA window, taken from Desulfomicrobium sp. ZS1, encodes the following:
- a CDS encoding HD-GYP domain-containing protein translates to MLNSSGCLFCQAESFAAKADPCAPLALTLHQLAESLGRAVDAKDAWTCAHSEEVAVVSQILALIMGFTPAQAEIVHLAGHLHDIGKIGIPDAILQKAGPLTQEEFEVIKRHPAIGEAIVQPVKALNGQSGVARMIRHHHERYDGSGYPDGLSGYDIPIGARILAVADSLSAMMQERPYKSAMTFEDAEAEIMSQSGKMYDPRVVRAFVKGRDHILSWVSGMRGDVRAAG